The Streptomyces lienomycini sequence CTCGTCCCACAGCAGTCCGTACGCCACCGCCCGCCCGTCGTCGAAGGCGAGCCACGAGTCCTGGGCCGGATCGGTCCGCGGATGCTTCAGGTCGGCTTCGACGGTGTGCTGGTCGGTCTCGGGGCTCCCGATCTCGATCCGGTCTATCGCGTTGAGGAGTTCGGTGATGGCGGGGGCGTCGGCGAGGGTGGCCGAACGCGGGTCGGCAGGGGGCATGAGGAGCAGGGTCCGGGGCGGCGGCCGGTGCCCGCAACGGATTTTCCACCCCGCGGGGGCACGAAAGCCGTGGCGCGAGGACGTAGGACGCCGAACCGGGGGCATACGGGAGGCCCGAGGCCTCTCCCCCGCCGAAGCCGCCGACCCCCGGGAGTCTCCCGTGACGCCGAGCCTGCGCACCGCCCGCGCGTGCCGTGCCGCCGCCGTGCTCCTCCTCGCCGCCGCCGGCTACGCGGCCACCCACCGCCTCTGGCTCGCCCTGCCCGGTCTGTACGCCGCCGCCGTGTTCGCCTGGTGCGCAGCGCGTGAGGGCGCGCGGTACCGGCGCGAGGTCGTACTCGCGCAGCGGGCCGAGCGCCTGGCCCGGCCCCGCGCGCCGTGGCCGCCCGGGGCGGGTCCGCAGCCGTGCTGCGCGTTCTGGCGGCACTCCTACGGCGCCGGGCACGGCCCGGAGTGCACCCGCTCCGCGGCCGCCCGGCCTCCCCTCCCCGACGACTGCTGCGAACGGTGGTGGACCTCTCTCGGCGCACGGCACGACGCGGACTGCCGTCGTCACGCCGGCGCCTGGGGCCAGGACCGCGCCCGCCCGGCCCCGCAGTAGCGGGAGGACACCCGCGGGGAGCCGCGCGACTGCGGAGCCGGTGGGAGCCACGGGGTGCGACCGGTGTCGGCGATACCATCCCGGGACGACATCGAGGAAGGTCCGCATGACGAAGCAGGGCGGCGGCGGGAAACGCCCGCCGGGGATGACGGACGTGGCCCGGGCCGCCGGGGTGTCCGCACAGACGGTGTCGCGGGTGCTCTCCGGGCACCCGAACGTGCGGGAGCAGACGCGCGCCGAGGTGCTGGCCGCGGTGGCCCGGCTCGGCTACCGGCGCAACAACGCGGCCCGCATGCTCTCCTCCGGGCGCAGCCGCACCATCGGCGTGGTGACCCTCCGGTCCACGTTCTACTCGCGCGCCGCGGTCACTTCGGGCATCGAACGCGCCGCCCAGGGCGCCGGGTACGCGGTGAGCACCGCGACCACCGCCTCCCTCGACACCTTCGCCATCGAGACCGCCCTGTCGCGGCTCACCGACCAGGGCGTCGAGGGCATCATCCTGTCGGTGCCGCTGATCAACGGCAGCACGCGGCTCGAAGAGCTGACCCGTGCCACGCCGACCCTCACCATCGACGGTTCGCGTACCGGCGCCACCGAGGTGGTGGCCGTGGACCAGTCCCTGGCGGCCCGCCTGGCCGTCCGGCATCTGCTGGACCTGGGGCACGAGACGGTCTGGCACCTCGCGGGCCCCGCCGAGTGGCTGGAGGCCGCGAGCCGGCGGGACGGCTGGCGGGCCGCGCTCGAGGAGGCGGGGCGGACGGCGCCGCCTCCTCTGGAGGGCGACTGGTCGCCCGCCTCGGGATACCGGGCGGGGCTCGTCCTGGGCCGGATCCCGGACGTGACCGCGGTGTTCGTGGCGAGCGACGAGATGGCGTTCGGCGCCGTCCGGGCCCTGCGGGAACTGGGACGGCGCGTCCCCGAGGACATCTCCGTGGTCGGCGTCGACGACATCGAGCTGGCCGAGTACTGCGCGCCGCCCCTGACCACCGTCGCCCAGCCGTTCGCGCAGATGGGCGAACTCGCCGTCGCCCATCTGCTGCGCTTCATCGCCGCGCCGGAGACCGTGCCCGAACCGGCGTCGGTGGAACCGCGCCTGGTCGTCCGCGCGAGCACGGCGGCGGCGCCGGGGACGGCGGCGGCTTCGAGCACGACGGCCGTCGACGGCTGAGCGGCGGCTGAGTGGCGGCCCGTTCAGTCGACGACCGCGGTGGCCTCCACCTCGATCAGGTGCTCGGGCACGTCCAGCGCCGCGACACCCAGCAGGGTGGCCGGCGCGGCCGGGTTCACGCCCAGCCCGTCGGCGGCCCGGGC is a genomic window containing:
- a CDS encoding LacI family DNA-binding transcriptional regulator, which produces MTKQGGGGKRPPGMTDVARAAGVSAQTVSRVLSGHPNVREQTRAEVLAAVARLGYRRNNAARMLSSGRSRTIGVVTLRSTFYSRAAVTSGIERAAQGAGYAVSTATTASLDTFAIETALSRLTDQGVEGIILSVPLINGSTRLEELTRATPTLTIDGSRTGATEVVAVDQSLAARLAVRHLLDLGHETVWHLAGPAEWLEAASRRDGWRAALEEAGRTAPPPLEGDWSPASGYRAGLVLGRIPDVTAVFVASDEMAFGAVRALRELGRRVPEDISVVGVDDIELAEYCAPPLTTVAQPFAQMGELAVAHLLRFIAAPETVPEPASVEPRLVVRASTAAAPGTAAASSTTAVDG